Proteins encoded within one genomic window of Cucumis sativus cultivar 9930 chromosome 3, Cucumber_9930_V3, whole genome shotgun sequence:
- the LOC101204882 gene encoding abscisic acid receptor PYR1, which translates to MEKADGGELDGEASAASTEQQLQPNSNSEETYLTTHHLSALPSGLTQEEFDELKDLVAEFHIYKLTRGRCSSLLAQRVQAPSEAVWSIVRRFDQPQSYKHFIKSCTVSEGFTMKLGCTREVNVISGLPADTSTERLDIHDDERHVIGFSIIGGEHRLRNYRSVTSVHQLERDGQIWSVVLESYAVDVPPGNTEEDARLFADTVVRLNLQKLASVVEGMNRAGNR; encoded by the coding sequence ATGGAGAAAGCCGACGGTGGCGAGCTCGACGGGGAAGCCTCTGCCGCGTCCACGGAGCAGCAGCTCCAACCAAACTCAAACTCCGAAGAAACTTATCTCACAACTCACCATCTCTCCGCACTGCCCTCCGGCCTCACTCAGGAAGAGTTCGACGAGTTGAAGGACTTAGTAGCAGAGTTTCACATCTACAAACTCACCCGCGGCCGGTGCTCCTCCTTACTTGCTCAGCGTGTTCAGGCACCATCAGAGGCGGTCTGGTCCATCGTACGAAGGTTCGACCAGCCTCAAAGTTACAAGCACTTCATCAAGAGCTGTACGGTGAGTGAAGGATTCACAATGAAGTTAGGTTGTACAAGAGAGGTTAATGTAATATCAGGCTTACCAGCGGATACAAGTACGGAGAGACTCGATATTCACGACGACGAGAGACACGTCATCGGGTTCAGTATCATCGGAGGTGAACACCGTCTCCGGAATTACCGATCGGTGACTTCGGTGCATCAGTTGGAGCGGGATGGTCAGATCTGGAGCGTGGTTTTGGAATCGTACGCGGTGGATGTTCCGCCGGGGAATACGGAGGAGGATGCTCGTTTGTTCGCCGATACGGTTGTGAGATTGAATCTGCAGAAACTGGCGTCGGTTGTTGAAGGAATGAATCGTGCAGGTAATCGgtaa
- the LOC105435061 gene encoding uncharacterized protein LOC105435061, with the protein MPVSGWYRPDYASENTIRRHLCRLLPLGSSEASNSKLSREEELEIEEHLKLLNKPSIKTYKTKEGDIIDCVDINKQPALDHPLLKNHKVQVVSHSLEKGTEKYYGTKSYMSVYNVSLSFDQSSSTNIWIVGGPVDSLGVLMTGWLVNPEVNGDFVTRSFVYWTADGGTTTGCYNMYCQGFVQVNPSHHVGAPLLPTSTYEGQQYDYQFTIIQIEGNWWVLVGENLGLGYWPKELIQNLVDGADQIAWGGIAQPSIDGVSPMLGSGHKPNENGDYNEGCYIRNIQIISGAATNTYVLPTWDNTLSYSSNTSCYDLNPNVNCGYDMMEYCFTFGGPGGPNCEATIF; encoded by the exons ATGCCTGTTTCAGGATGGTATAGACCAGATTATGCTTCAGAAAATACTATCCGTCGCCATTTATGCCGACTGCTTCCTCTAGGCTCAAG TGAAGCCTCTAACTCAAAACTTTcaagagaagaagaattgGAGATTGAAGAACATCTCAAACTTCTCAACAAGCCCTCCATCAAAACATATAAG acCAAGGAAGGAGATATCATTGACTGTGTCGACATCAATAAACAACCAGCCCTCGATCACCCTTTATTGAAAAATCACAAAGTTCAG GTGGTTTCTCATTCTTTGGAGAAGGGTACTGAGAAATACTATGGAACTAAGTCATACATGTCTGTGTACAATGTGAGTTTGAGTTTCGATCAATCTTCATCGACTAACATATGGATTGTTGGTGGCCCTGTTGACTCTCTTGGTGTACTCATGACTGGCTGGCtg GTGAATCCAGAAGTAAATGGTGATTTTGTCACTAGAAGCTTTGTATATTGGACG GCTGACGGAGGTACTACGACAGGATGTTATAATATGTATTGTCAAGGCTTCGTACAAGTAAATCCAAGTCATCATGTAGGCGCTCCTCTTCTTCCAACCTCCACGTATGAAGGACAACAATATGACTATCAGTTCACCATCATTCAA ATCGAAGGGAATTGGTGGGTTCTGGTAGGTGAAAATCTGGGATTAGGATATTGGCCAAAGGAGTTGATTCAAAATCTAGTTGATGGGGCAGATCAAATAGCATGGGGAGGCATTGCACAGCCATCAATAGATGGAGTGAGCCCTATGTTGGGGAGTGGACATAAGCCAAATGAAAATGGTGATTATAATGAAGGTTGTTACATAAGAAACATTCAAATCATATCAGGTGCAGCAACAAATACTTATGTACTGCCAACATGGGATAACACACTGAGTTATTCAAGTAACACTAGTTGTTATGATTTGAACCCTAATGTGAATTGTGGTTATGATATGATGGAATATTGCTTCACCTTTGGAGGACCCGGTGGACCTAATTGTGAAGCCACCATCTTTTAa
- the LOC101204488 gene encoding mitochondrial carnitine/acylcarnitine carrier-like protein, which translates to MGDVAKDLTAGTVGGAAQLICGHPFDTIKVKLQSQPVPLPGQLPKFSGAMDAVKQTLAAEGPRGLYKGMGAPLATVAAFNAVLFSVRGQMETLLRSQPGVPLTVNQQVICGAGAGLAVSFLACPTELIKCRLQAQSALGQSGSAGLTVKYGGPMDVARHVLKSEGGARGLFKGLAPTLAREVPGNAAMFGVYELLKQKFAGGPDTSNLGRGSLIVAGGLAGGTFWFSVYPTDVVKSVLQVDDYKNPKYSGSMDAFRKILASEGVKGLYKGFGPAMARSVPANAACFLAYEITRSSLG; encoded by the exons ATGGGAGACGTGGCCAAGGACCTCACTGCCGGGACTGTCGGAGGAGCAGCACAGTTGATATGTGGACACCCGTTCGATACTATAAAGGTCAAGCTGCAAAGCCAGCCTGTTCCACTTCCCGGCCAGCTTCCTAAGTTCTCTGGTGCCATGGATGCTGTCAAGCAAACTCTAGCAGCTGAAGGCCCTCGTGGGCTGTACAAGGGTATGGGAGCTCCACTCGCAACTGTTGCAGCCTTCAATGCCGTTCTCTTTTCAGTAAGAGGACAAATGGAAACATTGTTAAGGTCTCAACCTGGTGTACCCCTAACTGTCAATCAGCAGGTGATTTGTGGAGCTGGGGCTGGACTTGCTGTGTCCTTTCTCGCTTGCCCTACTGAATTAATCAAGTGCAG ATTGCAAGCTCAAAGTGCATTGGGACAATCCGGTTCAGCTGGCTTAACAGTGAAGTATGGAGGGCCAATGGATGTTGCCCGGCACGTTCTCAAATCAGAAGGCGGTGCAAGGGGTCTCTTCAAGGGATTGGCTCCTACTCTAGCCCGTGAAGTACCCGGAAATGCTGCCATGTTTGGTGTGTATGAGTTGCTAAAGCAGAAGTTTGCAGGCGGGCCAGACACTTCAAACCTCGGAAGAGGCTCACTGATCGTGGCTGGAGGATTGGCTGGAGGTACCTTTTGGTTCTCCGTCTATCCAACTGATGTTGTCAAGAGTGTACTTCAAGTAGATGATTACAAAAACCCAAAGTACTCGGGTTCCATGGATGCCTTTAGAAAAATCCTAGCGTCGGAAGGAGTTAAAGGACTATACAAAGGTTTTGGTCCTGCCATGGCCCGGAGTGTACCTGCAAATGCTGCTTGTTTTCTGGCTTATGAGATCACCAGATCAAGCTTGGGATGA
- the LOC116401629 gene encoding protein HAIKU1-like — MDRNRQNENLGVNKLGKNIRKSPIHQPNFGNNNAARPQPQPQIYNISKNDFRNIVQQLTGSPSQDNQPPPRPPQNPPKSQSMRLQRIRPPPLTPINRPNIPAPIPAPVPVPPPQALVNNNVPRPPQFAQPPPRQLPPVAMGGDSHWPNPAAESPISAYMRYLQNSMMNPSPVGNQAQFIPQSQVPGQMHPPHAPPPGLLPNPNPNPPVPALPSPRLNGPPPPIPNFPSPHWNGPALLPSPTSQFLLPSPTGYYNLLSPKSPYPLLSPGIQFTPPLTPNFAFPSMPQSGILGPGPHPPPSPGVLFPLSPSGIFPILSPRWRDQ; from the coding sequence ATGGATAGGAACAGGCAGAATGAGAATTTGGGTGTAAACAAATTGGGGAAAAACATTAGGAAGAGTCCAATACACCAACCAAATTTTGGTAATAATAATGCTGCTAGGCCTCAACCCCAGCCACaaatttacaacataagtAAGAATGATTTTAGGAATATTGTTCAGCAGCTTACAGGTTCACCATCTCAAGATAATCAACCTCCTCCTAGACCTCCACAAAATCCACCAAAATCCCAAAGCATGCGGTTGCAGAGAATAAGACCTCCTCCGTTAACACCGATTAATCGACCGAATATACCTGCTCCTATCCCTGCCCCTGTTCCCGTTCCTCCACCACAAGCTCTAGTCAATAACAATGTGCCTAGGCCTCCACAATTTGCTCAGCCACCTCCAAGACAGTTGCCACCAGTGGCAATGGGAGGCGACTCGCATTGGCCGAACCCTGCTGCTGAGTCTCCTATTTCGGCGTATATGCGTTACcttcaaaattcaatgatGAATCCATCTCCAGTAGGAAATCAAGCTCAATTTATACCACAATCTCAGGTTCCTGGTCAAATGCATCCTCCTCATGCACCTCCACCGGGTTTATTgcctaatcctaatcctaatccaCCCGTTCCTGCTCTTCCATCCCCAAGGCTTAATGGTCCTCCACCCCCTATCCCAAACTTCCCTTCACCACACTGGAACGGTCCCGCCCTTTTACCTTCCCCGACTTCCCAGTTTCTATTGCCTTCTCCTACTGGTTACTACAATTTGTTGTCTCCCAAATCACCGTATCCGTTACTCTCACCGGGGATCCAGTTTACTCCGCCGCTGACTCCTAATTTCGCATTTCCATCCATGCCTCAATCAGGGATCTTAGGTCCAGGGCCTCATCCGCCACCTTCACCAGGGGTTCTGTTCCCTTTATCTCCCTCGGGGATTTTTCCCATCTTGAGTCCAAGATGGAGAGATCAATAA